Genomic DNA from Rhodopseudomonas sp. BAL398:
GAAGCGGCTGGACGTCTGTAGGCGCGCGATTAAGAACAAGTATAGCCCAATCTCTCGAAGCATCCCGGACAGATTCGTGCGTAAGGCTCTGCTTCGATCCGACGGCCCAGACTGTTGCCTGGAAGGGTCCAAGATCAGCTCCCGCTTGATAGGCCAGATGGAACGAAAAATTGGATTTTCTTGTCGTGCCGTCTCTTTCAGTGACGCAATGACCTGCCGTAATGATGATCCTTGGATTGAGCACGATCGCTGCTGTACACGTCATTGTTCCTTTGAATTTTCCGATCGCCGAATAAGGCGCCAAGCTTGCATCGACGATCTGATGATGGTCGATCTCAGAGCCGCTATGCCATGCATCGTCGCGCTGGCCTGCTGAATGCGGATTGAAGCCCGAGGGTAACGCAGTAAATGCAACGGGAAGCAAAACGACAAGGCTTCCCAGTACGGCCAAAGTTTGTGAGGTTATCATTTCGTCCTCCCGGTCATTGCGTTGTCGCAATGCCAACCAATGGGATAACGGTTCGGCTGTTGACTGCTGATCTCAGGCGCCGCGCATTGAGATTATCGTCCGCCAGCAATCCGAACGATTAACCGCCGAAATGAATTGTTCGAGGACGCCTTCAGGCTTGATGTTGACCTGATGCGCACGAACCTGCGATGCCCGCGGGTGCGGCCATCTCAACTGATGACGATAAGTCTCGGCGGAGGTGGATCAGGTGCGCGGCCGTGATCGAGAGCGGCTTCGAAAACGGATGGCGTTGCTGCCGGGAGGCTGACCAATGCCAGAACAATCACAAGTGGAGCGAGGGCACTTGCCGTACTGCAACCGGTACCGCAAGCAACTGCACACGCGTCGCAAGCCTTTCCGAAGCATCGGCCGCATTTCATCGACATGCGACTTGCTTGACGAGGAATTGCAGATTGAACAAGGGTGGCTTGGGTCACAATCGGGGCTTCTGGGCGCGCACTCGTCTGCCCGACCGTAGGCAGCATCAATGCCATGGCTAGCAACAGCAAGGACAACGAACGTACGATGGCTTCCATATCGATAGGATAGCAAAAACGCTCGGCTGAGCGCCACAGAATTGGCGTTGACGAGGTGGCAAGGCCGGACGCGAGTGCGATGCACAATTCCGTCAACGATACCGACCCAGTCGGCTTGCAACCTTGGCAAGATCAAACAACTCGAAGCATCGCGACCCTGTTGAAAACTTGTCGCTCATCCTATGGTGGACAACAGCGGAAAGGTTTCCAACAGCCAGAATGAAAACGTCGAAAGCTGGCCGGTTATAATCGCCACGCCCATGAGGATCATGATGCCGCCAGCAACAATCTGAAGAATCCGCCCGACACGGCCGATCGACTTGAGTTTCGCCAAAAGTCCGCCCGTAAACAGGGCCACCAATAAAAATGGCAGACCAAGCCCGAGCGAATACACAGCAAGAAGCTTCACCCCTTCGGCAACCGTGGCCGAGGCTGCACTTACCGTGAGGATCGCGCCAAGCACGGGACCAATGCAGGGAGTCCAGCCAAACGCGAATGCCATTCCTAGGAGATAGGCGGCGACCGGGCGGCCGCCCGGAAGCACAATATCAAACCTGAAATCACGCTGAAGCCAGAAAGGACGCAGCAGTCCGGTCGCAAAAAGGCCAAAGCCAATCACGACCAACCCGCCGATCAGATTCAGCTCATAGCGATAAGAGATGAGCGCTTGGCCGAGAGCCGTCGCACTCGCACCCAGGATTACGAAGATCGTCGCGAATCCCAGCACAAAGCAGGCACTCAGTGCAAGCGCGCGCACTCGCACGGCCAGCGCTCGTGACGTGCTCGAATCCGGCATCGACTGCCCGGCAATGTATGACACGTAACCCGGTACGAGCGGCAGAACGCAAGGCGACAAGAACGAAATGACGCCCGCGATAAAGACGGCCGATGTCGCAGCAACCGAACTTTCCATCACTTGTCAAAACCGCGGGGGTTCGTCCTCGTCATTGCCGATGCTCTCGCGCTGTACGAATCATCGTCTGTAGGGTCTTCAGATCGGTCGCACCGCGCAGAATCTGATCACCTACAACAAAGCCTGGCGTGCCGTTGATGCGGAGCGCCTGAGCCAATGCAAAGTTCTTGGCAATCAACGCCTCGATTGCAGGGTCTTTCATGTCGGCGTTGAGACGATCCATATCCAGTCCCACCGCGGCTGCGACCTCCTTGACCTTTCCTGAATCAACCGCGCCGTGCACTTCATAGAGCGCCCTATGGAACGCAACATACTTGCCTTGTTTGTTGGCCGCGAGTGCCGCTTTGGCAGCAACGATCGAGTTTGGCCCCAGAATCGGGAACTCCTTGTAAGCCACGCGCAGTTTTGGATCGGATTCCTCGGCCTTGGTCACGACTGACGCGACTTGGCGACAATAGGGGCAGTTATAGTCAAAGAATTCCACAAGAGTGATGTCCCCATCTACATTCCCGCTCACCGGGGTGGCCGCATCACGAAAAATCTCGTCTGCGCGGCTTTTGACAATCGCCTGAACTTCGGTCTCGTCTTTGGCGCGTTGATGCGCCTCAAGTTGATTGACGGACTGCATGATAACGTCAGGGTGAGCCATCAGATAGTCATGCACGCGACGTTCAAATTCGTCTTTCGGCGCGCCTGTCGAGAGATTCGCGGTCTGCTGTCGGCGGAATCCGGGATCGAAAGCAAGCCATACAGCGGCCGCACTCACCAGAACAAGCGGCAAAACCAACCAAGCGATACGGCGCCCCGTCCAAAATCTTTGTGTCATCCGACCCCTCGTCATTCTTTCCGATGCTGATCTGTTGAACCCTGCGCAACCGATCTCGATTGTGATCGGGCACTCGTCTCGCGGGTTGCCTTTTCCAGGTAGGCAATGATGTCTCTCCGGGACGCCGCATCTACAACGCGCGCTGGCATTCTCACGCCAGCAATGAATTTGCGAGGATCGGTCAGCCAGCGATCGAGATTGTCAGCGGACCAGCTAAGACCGGTATTGGCCAGCGCAGGCGAATACTTATAACCGGCAGCTGAGCCGGCCTTCCGTTCAAACACACCGCCAAGCATCGGTCCTATCTTGTTGGCGCCAAGTGCATGGCACGAAGCGCACCTTTCGCTGAAGAGCACCTGCCCGCGAACTGGGTCAGGTTCGGCACTGGCAACGAAGCGCGAAAGATCTTTGGCATTCTCCGGCTTGACAGAGCGAAAGAACGTATATGACAGCGTAATGGTATCGACATCACGCGTATCGGGATCGCTGGCTAACGCCGGGTCGACGAAGAAGACGACGGGCATATCGACCTTCTGATGTGCGTTGAGACGCTCCTCGTCAAAGCAGAAACATTGGATCTTATTGAAGTAGATACCCGTAGTCTGAGGCGTTACGTTAAACGTGGCATGCCCGACGATAGCCTGATCCGTGAGATTTTCGGCTGTGAAGGATACAAGCTGCTGCTCCCCGAGACGGACTTTCACTTCGCGCTGCACCGGCTCAAAACGCCAGGGCAGGCCTGGCGCAACATTGCTATCGAACCGCACGGTAATGACACGACCTGAGATAGTGTTCATGTCGGAGTCAACCCTTTGCGTCGTGCCCCCATAGCCGGTTGCTGCACAGAACAGTCGGTAAAGCATTGGCGAATATGCAACGACGCCAAGCATGATGCCGATGACGCCAATGGCCGGCACAACGACCCTCAAATTTCTGCGTCGCGTGAGATTCATCATCGATACTTTCGCTGCTCGATCGTCGCTCATTTCTTCATCGGCTTGTCAGCCCCGTGCGCCATCGATCCCATACTCCCGCCTTGCATGGCGCCAACCTTCGCAACGGAAGCTGCCACGTTGACTTTGCCGGCCTTTTCGAAATCCAGGGTCAGCGGGATAGTCTGGCCTTCCTTCAACGGTTGTTTCAGTCCGACCAGCATCGCATGCGTATCACCGGGCTTTAGGATGACTTTCGCGCCGGGTGGAATATCCATCG
This window encodes:
- a CDS encoding trypsin-like serine peptidase, which encodes MITSQTLAVLGSLVVLLPVAFTALPSGFNPHSAGQRDDAWHSGSEIDHHQIVDASLAPYSAIGKFKGTMTCTAAIVLNPRIIITAGHCVTERDGTTRKSNFSFHLAYQAGADLGPFQATVWAVGSKQSLTHESVRDASRDWAILVLNRAPTDVQPLLLSHRSLRTEELSERQILLPAYSNDIGNAEVLSVDPVCSVRDLVWDTLLHTCVARPGSSGAPLLLRDGSGYALIGIHTASIFASDAEGHVGKFVGNQAVGSGMFSEAALALSRRLDNGPVQTVNSGDY
- a CDS encoding cytochrome c biogenesis CcdA family protein: MESSVAATSAVFIAGVISFLSPCVLPLVPGYVSYIAGQSMPDSSTSRALAVRVRALALSACFVLGFATIFVILGASATALGQALISYRYELNLIGGLVVIGFGLFATGLLRPFWLQRDFRFDIVLPGGRPVAAYLLGMAFAFGWTPCIGPVLGAILTVSAASATVAEGVKLLAVYSLGLGLPFLLVALFTGGLLAKLKSIGRVGRILQIVAGGIMILMGVAIITGQLSTFSFWLLETFPLLSTIG
- a CDS encoding cytochrome c oxidase assembly protein produces the protein MSDDRAAKVSMMNLTRRRNLRVVVPAIGVIGIMLGVVAYSPMLYRLFCAATGYGGTTQRVDSDMNTISGRVITVRFDSNVAPGLPWRFEPVQREVKVRLGEQQLVSFTAENLTDQAIVGHATFNVTPQTTGIYFNKIQCFCFDEERLNAHQKVDMPVVFFVDPALASDPDTRDVDTITLSYTFFRSVKPENAKDLSRFVASAEPDPVRGQVLFSERCASCHALGANKIGPMLGGVFERKAGSAAGYKYSPALANTGLSWSADNLDRWLTDPRKFIAGVRMPARVVDAASRRDIIAYLEKATRETSARSQSRSVAQGSTDQHRKE
- a CDS encoding DsbA family protein codes for the protein MTQRFWTGRRIAWLVLPLVLVSAAAVWLAFDPGFRRQQTANLSTGAPKDEFERRVHDYLMAHPDVIMQSVNQLEAHQRAKDETEVQAIVKSRADEIFRDAATPVSGNVDGDITLVEFFDYNCPYCRQVASVVTKAEESDPKLRVAYKEFPILGPNSIVAAKAALAANKQGKYVAFHRALYEVHGAVDSGKVKEVAAAVGLDMDRLNADMKDPAIEALIAKNFALAQALRINGTPGFVVGDQILRGATDLKTLQTMIRTAREHRQ